From Shewanella acanthi:
GCCAGTGCGCTGCTTTTCATCACGCACCATTTGGCAGGTCATCATGCCTGCAGCTTCGGCCGCCTTGAGTTCTTCCATTACATCCGACACGAACAATACTTGCCTTGGGCTGAGGCTGATAGTGTTGAGAATGTTTGCGTAGGCCTGTTTATCGAGCTTGTTACCTGTACGGGTGTCAAAGTGGCCGCTGAACATCTCGGTCAGATCGCCGCCATCGCTGTGGCTGAACAATAATTTTTGCGCTTCGACTGAACCAGAAGAAAAACTGTAGATACGCAGTTTTTGGGCGCTAAAACGTTTAACCGCTTCAATAAAATCGGGGAATATATGGCCTTTAAATTCGCCGTGACCATAGCCTTGTTTCCAAATTAAGCCCTGCAATGTCTTGAGTGGCGTCGCCTTGCGGTCTTCCTCCACCCAGTGCTGCAGAATTTCGGTCACTCGGGCGATATCGGCTTCGGGTTCGAGGGCGATATCACGGGTATCACAAATACAGTTCTCTACTAACACATTGTGTTGGTTCTGTTCTAAGAAGGCGGGTAACGCTTTGACAGAATAAGGGAATAGTACATCTTGGATAAAGTTTAGGTCTGTCGTCGTTCCAGCAGTGTCTACGACTATGGCTCTGATACCCATAATGTTCTGATACTCCACAATATGTTGGCGAAAAAATGCAATCCCGATCCTAAGCGTTATTGTTCAAATTGGCTAGTTTATTTCGCCCGTATTGGGATGGAGTTGCCTCATCAGTTGGCGATTTTTATCTTGAATGACAAATTGTCCTCTTACAAAAGGTGCTTATGCTAGCCCGTTAGCTCGCTAAAGTTGAGCGAGATGTAGCAGTTAAAGCATTCCCATAAGACTATGGTCTTAATAGCTAAGCGTAATTTGGGCTGTTATTGTGATGAGCCAAAATTTAGGCTTCTTTCCACAATCAAAACAATCATCGCGCTCGCTTAAATGACTTGGGGCGATGGGGGGCAATATATGAAATATCTACCTGCACTCGGCCTTGGCATCCTGTTGGCGCTCAGTAGTTTTAGCTGTTTTGCGCTGGTGGCGCAGGCGGGTTATATGGCCGAGCTTTTGCAAAATATCTCCCAAATGAATCACAACAGCAGCCTTTATCTCTTCCTCGGTATTCACGATGCTGTGCTGTTGATAATGCTTTCTGCGGTAACGCTATTTTGCTATCGACTGGTATTCAGTCGTCATCCCTTTGATTTGATGGCGGCCGCACTAATGCAGATGCCGCTGGGTATGGTGGTACTTTGGACCGATGGCGTGAGTTTAAATGTGTTTAGTTATTATGGGCTAGCGCGTACCTTAACGACCTTAGCGGCGACCTTTGGGGTGCTGATGATTTACGGTTTAATACAGCGCCGTAGTCGCACTATTGTCATAGCAAATTAGTGCCATTGCGAAATTAGTGTCGTAGCGAAAAAGTGCGATAGCAATGAGAACGACACAGTAGATTGGGCTTGCTAGCTGAGCCGACAAATAAAATGGCTCATAGGGCATTGCACCCTATGAGCCATTATCAATTTAAGCGAATAACTTAACTCGGTTATTGCTGACCTTTTTCTAATATATCTCCAATTAAGTTAGACATATCGAAGCTGGTGCCACCTTGAACCGGTGGGTAATCCATCAGCGATTTAACATGGCCATTGATGATCTCAGTGGCTGGTGCCATTAACCATGACATTTTCTGCATTAAGTGACCTTGAGAGTCGATGGTATCGTAGCTTTCAAAAGGGTCGGCTCGCAGGTTGTAGATTTTAGGCGCTGTCAGCGGCACTAAATTGGCGTAGTAATCTTCTTTGGTTGAGAAGTGGAACTTCCATGGCCCCATACGAATAGCGGTGAGTTTGCCTTCGTAGTAGTAGAGGATGGATCTGCGATGTGACTCAGCAGTCTGACCTGTCCAGTAATCGAGGTTGTTGATACCATCGATATACTGTTTTTTCTCCTTGAGCATTTTCTCGTTTACATTGGGTTCACCAGCTGCTGCTGCCAATGTGGTGAATAGATCCTGATGCCCTTGAATGCCGTTCAGCACTTTACCCGCGGGGATATGGCCGGGCCAACGTGCCATCATAGGCACCCTTACGCCGCCCTCATAGGTTGACATTTTTTCACCACGGAATGGCGTAGTCGCACCATGGGGCCAAGAGTTGTGTTCAGGGCCATTGTCTGTGCTGTAAATGACGATGGTGTTGTCGTCTAACCCCATATCTTTGAGCTTATCCAGTACCACACCGATATCATGGTCGTGCTGCAACATACCGCTACCGTGGAGATCGTATTCACTGGTGTACTTCTCGGCGGCATAACGCCACTTATCATTTAGACGAGTGTAGAGATGCATACGACTGGTGTTCAACCACACGAAGAAGGGTTTGCCATCTTTCTTGGATTTTTCGATAAATTTTAGTGCGGTGGGGATCATTTCGGTACCGTCGAAGTCCTTCATCCGTTCCTGAGTGAGCGGCCCCGTATCAGTACATTTTTGTTTGCCGACGACGCCAAAACGTGGATCGACGGTTTTGTCGTCCTTATCGGTGGCGTAGCAGTGTAGTACTCCGCGGGTACCGAATTTTTTCTCGTAGGCTTCGGCAGAACCCGAATAGGCCTTGGCGAAGTTTTGATAATCGCGCTGCTCGGATTCTTCTTGGGTGTTGAGGTGGTAGAGGTTACCGAAGAACTCGTCAAAACCGTGGGCTGTCGGCAGGGCGAAGTTATGGTCGCCTAAGTGGTTTTTACCGAATTGCCCTGTGGCATAACCCTTGGCTTTTAGCACTTCGGCCAATGAAGGTGAGGCGGCTTTTAAGCCTAAATCACCACCAGGCATGGCCACGGTTGTCATCCCTGAGCGGATTGGATATTGGCCAGTAATAAAGGCCGCGCGACCCGCTGTGGAGCTGGGCTGAGCGTAGTGGTCGGTGAATTTGATCCCTTCGTTTGCGATACGGTCGATATTAGGTGTGGTGTAACCCATAGTGCCCATGCCGTAGGCACTGACGTTTTGCCAACCGATATCGTCACCAAAAATGACTAATATATTGGGTTGTTTTTGATCGGCTGCATGTACCGTAGGCACTAATGCCAACGCACCAAGTAATGCCGTCGAAAGTTTTGTCCGTTTAAGCATCTCTAACCTCCATTTCCCGGATGACAAGCTGACGCTCGCATCGTTTTTTAAGCTCTAAAATTGAGCTAATAATTTGCTCTGATTAGAACTTAGCAGAAGTTCGCGGAAGTGCCATTGAGTGTAAATAGGTTAAGATGTTGTTTTTTTTAAAATTGTTGGAGGATGGATTGCTGTTTGACGGGGAGTGAGTCGTTTAGTTGTTGATTTAATGAGCCCAAATTGCAAGTGTGAGTCTTCGTGGAATGGCGACAAAGAAGAGACCTTTAGCCAAAATTTACATTCGTCACTTTAAAAATATTGAATTTCATGTGGATTTTTAACTTGCGCCGTACTTAATAGGCTTTTTTATTAGTTGATTAGCCAATAAAAAGGGTCAGTGTTCACTGACCCTTATAAGTTAATGCAACTGGCCTAGGCCGCGACTGTTTTTGCTTGCTCCGAGGCAATCCACTGCAGGATTTTTTGCTCCATCAGATCTAATGGCAGGGCGCCATTCTCGAGCAATCTGTCGTGGAACACTTTGATATCGAATTTATCGCCTAACGCTTGTTTGGCTTTTTCACGCAGTTCAATAATCTTAAGTTCACCTAATTTATAGCCCAGAGCCTGACCCGGCCACACTACATAACGATCAACGCCTCCAGCCGCTGCCGATGCATGAATGCCTTCGGTTGCCACTACATAATCGATAGCTTGCTCACGGCTCCAACCAAGCGCATGCATACCCGTATCTACCACCAGACGCACGGCGCGGTGCAGTTCTGCCTGTAAGCGCCCCAGATTATTAATAGGGTTATCGGCGTACATGCCCATCTCCGCCGCTAGGCGCTCGGCATACAATCCCCAACCTTCGCCCGCCGCGTTAGAGTAAAAAATAGTGCTCATTAGCGGCAGGGTGTCCGACAGGCCGATAATGGTCTGCAGGTGATGACCTGGATTCGTTTCGTGGTAGGTCAAGGTTTGCAGCGAATATGAAGGCAGTGCCTCCATATCGTAGAGGCTGATCCAGAAGGTGCCCTTACGCGAGCCATCCTGAGACGGTGCATCGTAATAAGCACCACTAACCGCTGCCGCGCGGCTTTCAGGCACGACTTCTACGGCCACATCCTGATCGGGCAGGTGACCGAACCATTCCGGCAGCTTGGCATTGACCTTCGTCAGATAGCCTTGGATATCGGCCATTAACTGCTGTTTGCCATCATTAGAATCGGCATAAAGATACTTTGGATCCTTGAGCAGCACTTGCATCCGCTCGCCTACGGTACCGTCTTGATAGCCCACCTCTTTGAGTAAGCCGTCCATTTCCTCAGTGATACGGGCGACTTCATCTAGACCCAGTTGATGAATTTCCTGCGGGGTTTTATCCGAATTACCCAGGTGTTTAATTAGCGCTTTATAGAGCTTGGCACCCTGAGGTAAATGGCCGATGCCAGCATCGTGTTTCGCCTTAATGCGCACGCTTTGCAGGGATGAGATTAATTGGCGCGTGGCGGTGAAGTACTTGCGCTCCACTAAATCGGTCGCAGTGGTGACGAGCGCTTCGCTATCGGGCACTTTAGCTGCCTCGAGCTTGTCCCTAAAAGTGGTCACAAGCGGGTGCTCGCTTGCCTTGCTGACTAACTGTTGCTGCAGGCCTGCGATGGTTTTATCGATGATGAAATCGGGGGGAATAATCCCTATTTGCACATCCTGCGAAAGTTTATCAATCACAGTCCCCATAGCAGCGGGGTACATGCTTAGGCGAGTGATATAGGCCTTAGCTTCTGCTGGGGTCGTGACCGCAAATTTATCTTCCATATAGCCTGGGAACTCAGTGTGTAGACCCGTTAGGTGGTTGACCGAGTAGGGCAAAAACCAGCTGCCATACTCGCCCAGCATAGTGCCGTAGGCGACGGCATCACCCGGCAGTAATGCGCCCGCCATTTCTGACTTAATAGCGTTTAAGCTGATTTGCTCCGAGGGCGTTAGCTTGCTGGCGTCGATGGCATTGATGTCTTTCAGGAGGGCTCTAAAGGCTTTGCGGCGACGATTTTCACCCGATGGGCTGTAATCGGTCAGCTTTGATAAAATGTCTTTACCCGCATCGGCCTCCGCAACGCCGTAGTAAGTGGCGATTTCGGGTCTTAGGGCAAAATAGCGTTGAGTCAGCGGGAGTAATTGCTCTTTAAGGCTGGCCGCTTGTGTAGCGCCTTGTTCTGTTTGCCCTGTTGCTTGTTGTGTTTGAGCTTGGTTCTGGCTCTCGCTCGGATCGCTACAACCTGTGACCAACAAACCAATCATCAATCCATTTATTATTCTTTTCATAAGGTTACTCATACCTTTGGGGTTTTAGCGCACTTTTGCTACTGAGCTAAAACCTTAACATCTTGACCAAATCAGCCGTTATCAGCCTTAAAGTGAAGGGGTATCCTAGCAGTTTATGGCGTTCATAAACCAAGGTTTTTGGATTTAATTTAGGTATATGAGAAGGCTATTCGTACTTTTGTTATAACAGAGGGTGAGCATAAATTGGTAAAACAAGAGGATGAGCAGTGAGAAATCGCTGCCGATTGATAAGCGTAAAACAAAAGGCCAGCCAATACTGACCTTTTAGTATTTTTGTTAGTAAGTACACACTACTAGCTTGAGGGTTTGTTATTGATGCACTAACTTGCCGTTTTTCACCACATCCTTGCAGGGGTTGACGCCATAGCTGTAGGCGAGCTGTGCAGGGGTTGATATGTCCCATAGACAGAAATCCGCCTGCTTGCCGACTACTAAACTGCCGACCGTTTCTTCTATCCCTAGTGCCTTCGCCGCATTTAGGGTGAGCCCTGTTAGCGCCTCTTCAGGGGTCAGGCGGAATAGGGTACAACCCATATTCAGCATTAGCAGGGTTGAGCAAATCGGTGACGAGCCGGGGTTAAAGTCACTCGCCAGCACCATAGGCACCTTGTATTGACGTAATAAGTCGATTGGCGGCTTTTGGCTTTCCCGCAGGAAATAAAATGCCCCTGGCAGCAGCACGGCACAGGTACCGCTTTCGCTTAAGGCTTTAACGCCTTCTTCATCCAAATATTCGATATGATCCACAGACTTAGCGCCAAGACGAGCGGCGAGGGCAGAGCCCCCCATATTCGATAACTGTTCGGCATGGAGTTTGACTTCTAATCCAGCGGCCTTTGCGGCACTTAACACCCGCTCGGTTTGATCGAGGTTAAAGGCAATATTTTCGCAGAACACATCCACCGCATCGGCGAGGTTTTCTTCGATGACCGCTGGCAGCATCTTATTGATAATTAAGTCGACATAGCCGTCGCTATTGTCTTTGTACTCGGGCGGAATCGCATGTGCACCAAGGAAGGTGGTTTTCACATCAATGGGGTGGTGCTCACCTAATTCGCGAGCGACACGCAGGATTTTCACTTCAGTTTCAGTATCTAAGCCGTAGCCAGACTTAATCTCTACCGTAGTGACGCCTTCTTTCAGCAGGGCATTTAAGCGCTGACGACCAAGGTCGAAGAGTTCGGTGACATCCGCTTCGCGGCAGGCCTTAACCGTTGAAATAATGCCGCCGCCGGCACGGGCGAGTTCTTCATAGGTGGCACCTTGAAGGCGCAGTTCAAATTCATTGGCGCGGTTTCCCGCAAACACTAAGTGGGTGTGAGCATCGATAAGGCCTGGAGTGATCCAACCGCCCTTGCCCCTGTAAACCGGAATGGACAACACATCGAAGGGGGGCAGCTCGCTACGAGGACCGAGCCAGGCAATTTTACCGTCTTTTACTGCAATGGCTGCATCGGTAATTGCACCGTAAGGTGCTGATATAGAAGGGTCCAAAGTCGCTAAATTAACGTCTATCCAAACATGATCCCAAGACATCTGTATCCCTCGCTGCGTCGGCTTTTAGCCCCGCGAACTCTTAATAATCGAAAGTTTTGTTAGCTAGCTTGTATTTACTTGTATATACAAGTTACGATTGTAGCGGTAATTTCACATGTTTAAAAGAGCGTTAACATTTTTGGTCTTGCCTTCGGAAACTGTTAGGCATTTTGAGGAAGCGTTTTGGTGACACCAAAATTTTTGGAAATTAAGCAGCACATCATCGCCTGCATCGAGTCGGGGGAGTGGGAAGAACATGCCCGCGTGCCCTCCGAAAATCAGCTGGCGGAGTTGTTCGTCTGCAGCCGGATGACCGCAAGACGCGCGTTAACCGAGCTGACGGATGCGGGCGTGCTTGAGCGAGCTCAGGGACTGGGCACCTTTGTGGCTGGACGCAAGTCGCAGTCTTCAATGCTCGCGATTCGCAATATCGCCGATGAGATTAAGGACCGTGGCCATGGTTACAGTGTGAAGCAAATGATGCTGCAGGAGGTGAATGCCTCTGCACCGATTGCGATTGCCTTGGGCATTGAGCTTGGCAGTCCTGTGTACCATTCGGTGTTAGTGCATTGTGAGCAGGGCGTGCCGCTACAGGTTGAGGAGCGTTTTGTGAACCCGACCTTTGCGCCTGATTATCTGTTTCAAGATTTTAGTGCGCAGACGCCCCATGAGTATCTGTCTCAGGTGGCGCCGTTAACCGAGGCGCACCACACCATAGAGGCAATTGTTGCGACCAGCGAGTTACAGCAACGGCTGTCGATTCCATCGACTGAGCCCTGCCTACAGATTTTGCGCCGCACTTGGTCACGCCAAGGGGTGGTGAGTTTTGCCAAATTAGTACACCCAGGTAGCCGCTTCAAACTCGGCGGCCACCTAACAATTAGCAAGTAAAAGTTCTTAAAAACAAAGCGTCATCCGTTAAAGGCTTAACCCTTTAACACGCCATCCAAAGATGGAAAACACAATAAAAACAATAGCACTTACCCATTTTGATGGATAAGCCCAGAGGTTGAAGAGGAAACTATTCATGGATAAGCGTCACGATCCAAGCCGCCGTATTATTGCCCCGCACGGCACGCAATTAAGCTGCAAAAGCTGGTTAACTGAAGCGCCAATGCGCATGTTAATGAACAACCTGCATCCAGATGTGGCCGAGCGCCCAGAAGACCTCGTGGTTTACGGCGGTATCGGCCGTGCAGCCCGTGACTGGGATTGCTATGACAAGATTATTGAAGTACTGCAGCGCCTTGAAGACGACGAAACCTTAATGGTGCAATCGGGCAAGCCTGTGGGCGTATTCCGTACCCACGCGGATGCTCCGCGCGTACTGATCGCTAACTCAAACCTAGTACCACACTGGGCGAACTGGGAACACTTCAACGAGTTAGATAAGCAAGGTCTGGCAATGTATGGCCAGATGACGGCGGGTTCTTGGATTTACATCGGCACCCAAGGTATCGTTCAAGGTACCTACGAGACCTTCGTAGCCGTGGCAAAACAACACTTCGACGGTGTGGCTGCGGGCAAATGGATCCTAACCGGTGGTTTAGGTGGGATGGGTGGCGCGCAAACGCTGGCCGGTACTATGGCGGGCTTCTCGGTTCTGGCTTGTGAAGTGGATGAAACCCGTATCGATTTTCGTCTGCGTACCCGTTATGTGGACAAAAAGGCGACGTCATTAGATGAAGCGTTAAGCATGATCCATGAAGCTAATGCTGCAGGTAAACCTGTATCTGTGGGCCTCTTAGCAAACGCCGCTGATGTGTTTGCAGAATTAGTAAAACGTGGCATTACACCTGACGTTGTCACCGACCAAACCTCTGCCCACGATCCGCTGAACGGCTATTTGCCACAGGGCTGGACGATGGCGCAAGCGGCCGATATGCGTAAAACCGATGAAGCAGCTGTAGTTAACGCGGCTAAAGCCTCTATGGCGGTACAAGTGCAGGCCATGCTGGCATTGCAAGCCGCAGGCGCAGCGACCTTAGACTATGGTAACAACATTCGCCAAATGGCGTTTGAGACCGGCGTTGAGAACGCATTCGATTTCCCAGGCTTCGTACCTGCTTACATTCGTCCACTGTTCTGTGAAGGTATTGGCCCATTCCGTTGGGTGGCACTATCGGGCGATCCAGAGGATATCTACAAGACCGACGCCAAAGTAAAAGAGCTGATCCCAGACAATCCACACCTGCACAACTGGTTAGATATGGCGCGTGAGCGTATTGCCTTCCAAGGTCTGCCAGCGCGTATCTGCTGGGTGGGTTTAAAGGATCGTGCACGTTTAGCCCAAGCATTTAACGAAATGGTGAAAAATGGCGAGCTGTCGGCGCCAATCGTGATTGGTCGTGACCACCTAGACTCAGGCTCAGTTGCCAGCCCTAACCGTGAAACCGAATCTATGATGGACGGTTCAGACGCTGTGTCGGATTGGCCATTACTGAACGCACTGCTGAACACCGCAAGTGGCGCAACTTGGGTGTCGCTGCACCACGGTGGCGGTGTAGGTATGGGCTTTAGCCAACACTCAGGCGTGGTAATCGTGTGTGACGGCACAGAAGCCGCCGCTAAGCGTGTGGGCCGCGTACTGTGGAACGACCCAGCGACTGGCGTAATGCGCCATGCGGATGCGGGTTACGAGATTGCTAAAAACTGTGCAAGCGATCAGGGTCTAGACCTGCCAATGCTGAACGGTTCAAACAAATAATAATAAGCTTCTGGAGTATAGAAGATGAAATCAGTCAATCATTTAGTGTTAACTCCGGGCAGCTTAAGCCTGGCGCAATTGCGTGAAATTAGCCGTCATAAGCTGACGATGGAACTCTCTTCTGAGGCCATCAGTGAAATCAATTCCAGCGCGCAAATCGTGCAAAAGGTATTGGATGAAGGCCGCACCGTTTACGGTATCAACACAGGTTTTGGTCTGCTGGCCAACACGAAAATTGCCCCAGAAGATCTGCAACTGCTACAGCGCTCAATCGTGTTATCCCACGCTGCAGGCACTGGCCAATATATGCAAGACGCCACAGTGCGCCTGATGATGGTGTTAAAGATCAACTCCTTAAGCCGTGGTTTCTCGGGTATCCGTTTAGAAGTCATCAACTTCCTCATCAGCCTAGTGAATGCCGAAGTTTACCCCTGTGTCCCTGAAAAGGGCTCTGTGGGTGCATCGGGCGACTTAGCGCCACTGGCACATATGTGTCTGCCATTATTGGGTGAAGGCGAGATGAGCTACCAAGGTCAGATTATTTCTGCCGCCGAAGGTTTAGAAATCGCCGGTCTTAAGCCAATCGATTTAGCGGCGAAGGAAGGTTTAGCGCTGCTAAACGGTACCCAAGCTTCTACCGCGTTAGCGCTTGAAGGCCTGTTCCATGCTGAAGACTTATTCGCTGCCAGTTCTGTGATTGGTGCGATGAGCGTTGAAGCTGCAATGGGTAGCCGCAGCCCATTCGATCCACGTATCCATGCTGCCCGTGGTCAGAAGGGACAAATTGACTCGGCTATGCTGTTCCGTCACCTACTGGGTGAAGAGTCTGAAATCAGCCTGAGTCACATTGACTGTGAAAAGGTGCAAGACCCTTATTCATTGCGCTGCCAACCACAGGTATTAGGCGCCTGCTTAACCCAAATCCGCCAAGCGGCAGAAGTGTTAGGGACTGAAGCAAACGGCGTAACCGATAACCCATTAGTGTTCCAAGATACTGGCGACATTATCTCAGGCGGTAACTTCCACGCTGAACCTGTTGCTATGGCTGCCGATAACCTTGCTATTGCGATTGCCGAGTTAGGCGCGATTGCAGAGCGCCGTATCGCGCTGCTGATCGATTCAAGCTTATCTAAACTGCCACCTTTCCTTGTGAAGAACGGCGGCGTGAACTCGGGCTTTATGATTGCTCAAGTGACAGCGGCAGCACTGGCCTCTGAGAACAAAACCTACGCGCACCCTGCGTCGGTCGACAGCTTGCCAACATCGGCAAACCAAGAAGACCACGTGTCTATGGCGACTTTCGCTGCCCGTCGTTTACGCGATATGAGCGAAAACACCCGTGGCGTGTTAGCGGTTGAATTACTGGCTGCGGCGCAGGGCTTAGATTTTCGCGCGCCATTAATGCCAAGTGCTGCGGTTGCACAGGCTAAGGCTGAGCTGCGTGAAGTGGTTGCCTATTACGATAAAGACAGATATTTCGCACCGGATATTGATGCGGCGACGGATCTTCTGTTTAGCGCAAGCTTCAATGCTTACCTGCCAGCGGGCATTTTGCCCAGCTTTTAATTTGTCTGAATGGGCGCTTAAACCTAGCGCTTAAAATTTGCGCTTAAAATTTGCGCTTAAAAAATAGAGTGTAAAAATTAAGGCACAAACCCTAACTAGGATTTGTGCCTTTTCTTTTGGCAATAGATTAGCTTAATGAGTTGGCAAATTAAGATTGTGCACTTTGAGAAGGACTCAATCTAACGGATTAAGGCTAACTCAGCTCAAGGCAAGTGTATCGCCGCGCCGGATTTTATCGCCTGCTGAGTCAGCTTAAGCACTTGTTCCTCGGCGTTTTTAACTAGCTTATCGTGCACTTTACTTAATTCATCCATTTGTAGACTTAACTCATCCATTTGCTTACTGAGCAAGTCTATCTCTAGGCTATGTTTTTCTATTGCGGCTTCTGCAGTGGGGTTTTCCTTGTTCTGGGACATATTGCGCATCATGATCTCGGTTTGAGCCTGAATCGCATCACCTTTTCGCTGCATCTGCGCGCCTAACTGCTCCATTTTATCGCCCTGTTCCTGCATGGGTTTTAATACGGCTTGAAGCTGCTCGACAAGGCTAGGGTCGGTAATGGCGTAGGACTGATTTTCCATGCGAACCCAAAAGTAATTGGCATTATATGGGTTGCCTTGTTTTTTGATGCGAGTCCAGTCATCGCTGTTGCCTGAGCCTACATGCATGCCGCCTGTTTGTGGTACATAAATCCAAGCTAAATCCGGTTGATTATGGCTGTTAACCGAGATGCTGGTATCGCTTTGGGCGATAACTTGAGAACCTGCCCAAAGTCCCGCTGGGACAAGCGCCAGCAGTAACAGCTTGTGTAGATTCTTGCGTAGATTGTAGGTTGAGGTGTTCATTTGGCTTCCTTGGATAATGGGCAGAATATGCCGATTGCTGCTGCAAAGGTTCATTAGGCAGAAAATGTGCCAAATGTTTAATTAAACATAATCAATAATATATGCATAGGTGTCCGCGCTTTTACTGGCCGAAGGACTTAAGTGTCCGCCCGAGTGTCCGTTTGGTCGGACACATAGATAGTGCAAGTTACTCGTTAGTTGCCGATTTACACTATTTAGATGGGGTGTCGCTCTATACTCAGTAAACCTATTAGTTGCAGAAAACTATCTAATCTCTTTTTAAGAATCACAGGGAGTGAAACATGAAGATAACGACCAAAATAGATGCACTGATAGCGTCTTTTGCACTGCTGTGCGGTGCAGCTATGGCCAAAGATGCGCCATCGTTCGATTGCACAAAAGTGGCTGCGGAAACTATTGAGGCGCTTGTCTGCCAAGATGAGGGGTTAAGTCAATTCGATAAGCAGTTGTCCGAGGTTTACCAAAGCGCCAGTGACAAGGCTAAAAATGAGCAACCGCCGATCCTCAAGGCGATGCAACGCGGCTGGGTGAAGGGGCGTAACGAGTGTTGGAAGAGTGAGGATAAACGTGCCTGTGTGGCTAGCAGTTATCAAACACGGATTGCCGAATTACAGGCGCAATATCGACTAGTCGATATGAAAGGCCCTTTATTTTATGTCTGTAATGCAAATCCTGCGAATGAGGTCGCGGTCAGTTATTTTAAAACTGAGCCTGCTACCCTAATCGCCGAATATGGCGATCAAACGTCGTTAATGTTTGTTCAACCCAGTGGCAGCGGGGCTAAGTATCAGGGAAGAAATGAAAGCTTTTGGGAGCATCAGGGGGAGGCTAAGATCGTTTGGGGATATGGTGCAGCGGCAATGAGTTGCAAATTGAAGGCGCAATAAATGCGCGACGAGTTTTCGCTGACTCGAGTATTGGTCATCGCCTTAGATTATGATGACGCCATTGCGTTTTGTTTCACTGAGGGGGCGAAAGAAGCTGCCCCTCGGCTTAAGGTCGCTCAGCGGGAGTTGATTTCGGTGATTTTGAGGCTCAATAGCTGTTTTTGCCATTGGGACCTATCTATGCCTTCGACCCAAATCACTGCGCTGTTGCGTTGCTCACCTTTGCGAAGGTAAGTTTCGGGCATGCGGAAAATCGCTTCCCATACATCGAGCTTTTCGGTTTTCAGCAGGGTGCCGTTGTCGGCAAAGAAGCTGGTTTCCACTTTAACTAAGGTGACGTGTTTGCTGCTGTTACTGCTCAGTTCGAAGGTCAGGCCGAGCTTATCACCCTTCCACTGGCTTTGTTTAAAGCTGACTTTTATATCTTCCTTAGCAGTAGTGCCGAGGATGTCAGGGGTGGTCATCACATCCTGAGTCAATGTAGTTATTGCTGTTGGGGCTGCGCTTGAGGCTAGGTTAGGCGCCGAGTTTGTGGTTGGGGTTACAGTTGGGTTTATGGCTGTGGTTTGCGTTGTAGCGGTTGCAGCTTCTGGCGCACGCTTAGTCTCGGTGATGATATATTCCCAGGTAAAGTCATCCTTGAGTCTGACCTTAGTGCCATTTTCTAGGGTGAGGGTGGCGACATCGGCCGCCCACACTGGGGATGATAATATCAGTGCGTATAAGACGTGAAATAGGTTAAGACGAAATCCGCGAATCATGTTGTCTTCTCCGTTATCCCTCTTGTTTGGGATATCTTAATGTAATAAAGAGTGAGTCTGGCCAAGGATACCTACAGACCTTTTATGCAAATCACATTGATTTACCTAAAATAGAGCACATACA
This genomic window contains:
- a CDS encoding arylsulfatase, which codes for MLKRTKLSTALLGALALVPTVHAADQKQPNILVIFGDDIGWQNVSAYGMGTMGYTTPNIDRIANEGIKFTDHYAQPSSTAGRAAFITGQYPIRSGMTTVAMPGGDLGLKAASPSLAEVLKAKGYATGQFGKNHLGDHNFALPTAHGFDEFFGNLYHLNTQEESEQRDYQNFAKAYSGSAEAYEKKFGTRGVLHCYATDKDDKTVDPRFGVVGKQKCTDTGPLTQERMKDFDGTEMIPTALKFIEKSKKDGKPFFVWLNTSRMHLYTRLNDKWRYAAEKYTSEYDLHGSGMLQHDHDIGVVLDKLKDMGLDDNTIVIYSTDNGPEHNSWPHGATTPFRGEKMSTYEGGVRVPMMARWPGHIPAGKVLNGIQGHQDLFTTLAAAAGEPNVNEKMLKEKKQYIDGINNLDYWTGQTAESHRRSILYYYEGKLTAIRMGPWKFHFSTKEDYYANLVPLTAPKIYNLRADPFESYDTIDSQGHLMQKMSWLMAPATEIINGHVKSLMDYPPVQGGTSFDMSNLIGDILEKGQQ
- the mtnC gene encoding acireductone synthase, which translates into the protein MGIRAIVVDTAGTTTDLNFIQDVLFPYSVKALPAFLEQNQHNVLVENCICDTRDIALEPEADIARVTEILQHWVEEDRKATPLKTLQGLIWKQGYGHGEFKGHIFPDFIEAVKRFSAQKLRIYSFSSGSVEAQKLLFSHSDGGDLTEMFSGHFDTRTGNKLDKQAYANILNTISLSPRQVLFVSDVMEELKAAEAAGMMTCQMVRDEKQRTGHFRKISSFDELQIE
- a CDS encoding DUF885 domain-containing protein encodes the protein MKRIINGLMIGLLVTGCSDPSESQNQAQTQQATGQTEQGATQAASLKEQLLPLTQRYFALRPEIATYYGVAEADAGKDILSKLTDYSPSGENRRRKAFRALLKDINAIDASKLTPSEQISLNAIKSEMAGALLPGDAVAYGTMLGEYGSWFLPYSVNHLTGLHTEFPGYMEDKFAVTTPAEAKAYITRLSMYPAAMGTVIDKLSQDVQIGIIPPDFIIDKTIAGLQQQLVSKASEHPLVTTFRDKLEAAKVPDSEALVTTATDLVERKYFTATRQLISSLQSVRIKAKHDAGIGHLPQGAKLYKALIKHLGNSDKTPQEIHQLGLDEVARITEEMDGLLKEVGYQDGTVGERMQVLLKDPKYLYADSNDGKQQLMADIQGYLTKVNAKLPEWFGHLPDQDVAVEVVPESRAAAVSGAYYDAPSQDGSRKGTFWISLYDMEALPSYSLQTLTYHETNPGHHLQTIIGLSDTLPLMSTIFYSNAAGEGWGLYAERLAAEMGMYADNPINNLGRLQAELHRAVRLVVDTGMHALGWSREQAIDYVVATEGIHASAAAGGVDRYVVWPGQALGYKLGELKIIELREKAKQALGDKFDIKVFHDRLLENGALPLDLMEQKILQWIASEQAKTVAA
- the hutI gene encoding imidazolonepropionase, which translates into the protein MSWDHVWIDVNLATLDPSISAPYGAITDAAIAVKDGKIAWLGPRSELPPFDVLSIPVYRGKGGWITPGLIDAHTHLVFAGNRANEFELRLQGATYEELARAGGGIISTVKACREADVTELFDLGRQRLNALLKEGVTTVEIKSGYGLDTETEVKILRVARELGEHHPIDVKTTFLGAHAIPPEYKDNSDGYVDLIINKMLPAVIEENLADAVDVFCENIAFNLDQTERVLSAAKAAGLEVKLHAEQLSNMGGSALAARLGAKSVDHIEYLDEEGVKALSESGTCAVLLPGAFYFLRESQKPPIDLLRQYKVPMVLASDFNPGSSPICSTLLMLNMGCTLFRLTPEEALTGLTLNAAKALGIEETVGSLVVGKQADFCLWDISTPAQLAYSYGVNPCKDVVKNGKLVHQ